The Falco naumanni isolate bFalNau1 chromosome 1, bFalNau1.pat, whole genome shotgun sequence genome window below encodes:
- the LLGL2 gene encoding LLGL scribble cell polarity complex component 2 isoform X2, which yields MAKIFVAKITTARKMRRFLRPGHDPVRERLKRDLFQFNKTVEHGFPHQPSALGYSPFLHLMAIGTRSGAIKLYGAPGVEFMGLHEENNTVMQIHFIPDQCQLVTLLDDNSLHLWSLKQHSGVSELREEHRFTLKGPPGSPPSATQITAVLPHSSREVLYLGTESGNIFVVELPSFRVLEDRTITSEAVLQRVPEDYCNRRSCELVEALREHPKSPDQILIGYSRGLIVLWDLQSNKVTHHFLGSQQLENLYWQRDGSKFISCHYDGSYTQWPLSSDNRQHEPLENIVPYGPFPCKAISKIYWQTTKNGIPYIIFQGGMPRASYGDRHSISVVHGSQQTAFDFTSRVIDFFIIFSSEPTAEFDDPSAMVVLAEEELVVIDLKTAGWPAVHPPYLASLHCSAITCSHHVSNIPLKLWERIISAGSKQNIHYSNMPWPIDGGTNIAPDPPQRDLLLTGHEDGTVRFWDASGVCLHLLYKLSTVRVFLTDADPNDNMNTLGEDEWPPLRKVGTFDPYSDDPRLGIQKIYLCKYSGYLAVAGTAGQVLVMELNDEDAEHVVDHAEADLLQDQEGYRWKGHEKLKTRDGPVRFEAGFQPFVLVQCQPPAVVTSLALHSEWKLVAFGTSHGFGLFDHQQKRLVFVKCTLHPSDQLALEGPLSRVKSLKKSLRQSFRRIRRSRVSSRKRRGGSGNASDVQEANAKFDQDTLQEMELAPVQRKIEARSAEDSFTGFVRTLYFADTFLRDSSRHCPSLWAGTNGGTVYAFCLRVPPAERRMDEPVRAEQAKEIQLMHRAPVVGILVLDGRSIPLPEPLEVAHDLSKSPDMQGSHQLLVVSEEQFKVFTLPKVSSKLKLKLTALEGCRVRKVTVANFGSCKTDDYSENDLAVLTNLGDIQIISLPFLKLQIRYPCIRKEDVSGIASCVFTKYGQGFYLISPSEFERFSLSTKWLVEPRCIVDMPEVTSNNHVHKKSGMENAARKSRGPERSLGDYGEDERKSGRLMEHALLNDEKVLKEIQSTLEGGRGSYAERNLARSPLGHGLSNGGD from the exons ACTGTTGAACATGGATTTCCCCATCAACCCAGTGCACTGGGCTATAGCCCATTTCTCCACCTTATGGCCATTGGAACGCGATCAGGAGCCATTAAACT GTATGGTGCTCCTGGAGTGGAGTTCATGGGtttacatgaagaaaacaatACTGTAATGCAGATTCACTTTATACCTGATCAG tGCCAGCTGGTGACATTGCTAGATGATAACAGTTTGCATCTTTGGAGCCTGAAGCAGCACAGCGGAGTATCTGAGCTGCGGGAGGAGCACCGCTTCACGTTGAAAGGGCCACCTGG GTCTCCACCAAGTGCCACGCAGATAACAGCTGTCCTTCCCCATTCCTCACGGGAAGTCCTGTATCTTGGCACAGAGAGTGGCAACATCTTTGTAGTGGAGCTTCCATCCTTCAGAGTGCTAGAGGACAGGACCATAACCTctgaggctgtgctgcagcg AGTACCAGAAGATTACTGTAACAGACGATCCTGTGAATTGGTGGAAGCCCTTCGGGAACATCCCAAGAGCCCTGACCAGATCCTGATTGGATACAGCAGGGGCTTGATTGTCCTCTGGGACCTGCAGAGTAACAAAGTGACACACCATTTCCTGGGCAGCCAG CAACTGGAGAACCTCTACTGGCAAAGGGATGGCAGTAAATTCATTAGTTGTCACTATGATGGAAGTTACACCCAGTGGCCACTATCCAGTGACAACAGGCAGCATGAGCCTCTGGAAAACATTGTGCCTTATG GTCCGTTTCCTTGCAAGGCCATCTCCAAGATCTACTGGCAGACAACAAAAAATGG GATTCCTTACATTATATTCCAAGGAGGGATGCCCCGAGCTAGCTATGGTGACCGGCACAGTATTTCTGTTGTCCATGGCAGTCAGCAAACAGCCTTTGATTTCACATCACGGGTGATAGACTTCTTTATAATCTTCAGTTCAGAGCCTACTGCAG AGTTTGATGACCCTTCTGCTATGGTGGTGCTGGCAGAAGAAGAGCTGGTAGTTATAGATTTGAAAACTGCAGGCTGGCCAGCAGTCCATCCTCCATACCTGGCTTCTCTCCATTGCTCAGCCATCACCTGCTCACACCATGTCTCCAACATCCCTCTGAAACTGTGGGAGAGGATTATCAGTGCTGGGAGCAAGCAGAACATTCACTACTCAAATATG CCATGGCCGATTGATGGTGGCACCAACATAGCTCCAGATCCTCCACAGAGGGACTTGCTTCTAACAGG GCATGAAGATGGTACTGTGCGGTTTTGGGATGCATCTGGTGTCTGCTTACATCTTCTCTATAAGCTAAGCACAGTGAGAGTATTTCTCACAGATGCTGATCCCAATGACAATATGAACACCCTGGGTGAGGATGAATGGCCTCCACTTCGCAAA GTTGGTACCTTCGACCCTTACAGTGATGATCCTAGACTTGGGATCCAGAAGATCTACCTGTGTAAATACAGTGGATACTTGGCTGTAGCTGGTACAGCAGGACAG gtaCTAGTGATGGAACTGAATGACGAAGATGCAGAACATGTTGTGGATCACGCTGAAGCAGATCTCCTGCAGGACCAAGAGGGCTATCGATGGAAAGGTcatgagaaattaaaaactcGAGATGGACCTGTTCGATTTGAAGCTGGTTTTCAACCATTTGTCCTTGTCCAATGTCAACCACCAGCTGTAGTCACCTCATTGGCCCTTCACTCTGAATGGAAACTTGTGGCCTTTGGTACCAGTCATGGTTTTGGGCTTTTTGACCACCAGCAGAAACGACTGGTCTTTGTCAA GTGTACGCTGCATCCTAGTGATCAATTGGCCTTAGAAGGCCCACTGTCTCGGGTGAAATCCTTGAAGAAGTCCCTCCGTCAATCGTTCAGACGGATTAGAAGAAGCCGAGTATCTAGTAGGAAGCGACGAGGAGGGAGTGGAAATGCCTCAGAC GTGCAAGAAGCAAACGCCAAATTTGACCAAGACACATTGCAGGAAATGGAACTGGCTCCAGTCCAGCGGAAGATTGAAGCCCGGTCTGCAGAAGACTCCTTCACTGGCTTTGTGCGAACCTTATATTTTGCTGATACCTTCTTGAGAGACA GCTCCCGCCACTGCCCATCCTTGTGGGCAGGCACCAATGGAGGTACAGTCTACGCCTTCTGTTTACGTGTTCCTCCAGCAGAGAGGAGGATGGATGAACCTgtcagggcagagcagg CCAAAGAGATTCAGCTGATGCACAGGGCTCCTGTTGTGGGTATACTTGTCTTGGACGGACGCAGCATTCCCCTCCCAGAACCTCTAGAAGTAGCACATGACCTTTCTAAGAGTCCTGATATGCAAGGCAGCCATCAACTGTTGGTAGTGTCTGAAGAGCAATTTAAG GTGTTCACGTTACCCAAAGTTAGCTCCAAACTGAAGCTCAAGCTGACGGCCCTGGAAGGCTGTAGGGTACGAAAGGTGACGGTTGCAAACTTTGGCAGCTGCAAGACTGACGATTACAGTGAAAATGACCTGGCTGTCCTAACTAATCTAGGAGACATTCAGATCATCTCACTGCCCTTCCTCAAGTTACAGATCCGCTACCCTTGCATCCGCAAAGAGGATGTGAGCGGCATTGCATCCTGCGTCTTCACTAAATATGGCCAAG GTTTCTATCTGATCTCTCCATCGGAGTTTGAGAGGTTTTCGCTTTCTACCAAATGGTTAGTGGAGCCCCGGTGCATTGTGGACATGCCAGAAGTTACAAGCAACAACCATGTGCACAAGAAATCTGGCATGGAGAATGCAGCAAGAAAATCCAG gGGACCAGAAAGGAGTTTGGGTGACTATGGAGAAGATG aaaggaagTCTGGGAGGCTGATGGAACATGCCTTACTCAATGACGAAA AAGTCCTGAAGGAGATCCAGAGTACTctggagggaggcagagg GAGctatgcagaaagaaatttgGCAAGAAGTCCATTAGGACACGGACTAAGTAATGGAGGAG ATTGA
- the LLGL2 gene encoding LLGL scribble cell polarity complex component 2 isoform X3: MIFVAKITTARKMRRFLRPGHDPVRERLKRDLFQFNKTVEHGFPHQPSALGYSPFLHLMAIGTRSGAIKLYGAPGVEFMGLHEENNTVMQIHFIPDQCQLVTLLDDNSLHLWSLKQHSGVSELREEHRFTLKGPPGSPPSATQITAVLPHSSREVLYLGTESGNIFVVELPSFRVLEDRTITSEAVLQRVPEDYCNRRSCELVEALREHPKSPDQILIGYSRGLIVLWDLQSNKVTHHFLGSQQLENLYWQRDGSKFISCHYDGSYTQWPLSSDNRQHEPLENIVPYGPFPCKAISKIYWQTTKNGIPYIIFQGGMPRASYGDRHSISVVHGSQQTAFDFTSRVIDFFIIFSSEPTAEFDDPSAMVVLAEEELVVIDLKTAGWPAVHPPYLASLHCSAITCSHHVSNIPLKLWERIISAGSKQNIHYSNMPWPIDGGTNIAPDPPQRDLLLTGHEDGTVRFWDASGVCLHLLYKLSTVRVFLTDADPNDNMNTLGEDEWPPLRKVGTFDPYSDDPRLGIQKIYLCKYSGYLAVAGTAGQVLVMELNDEDAEHVVDHAEADLLQDQEGYRWKGHEKLKTRDGPVRFEAGFQPFVLVQCQPPAVVTSLALHSEWKLVAFGTSHGFGLFDHQQKRLVFVKCTLHPSDQLALEGPLSRVKSLKKSLRQSFRRIRRSRVSSRKRRGGSGNASDVQEANAKFDQDTLQEMELAPVQRKIEARSAEDSFTGFVRTLYFADTFLRDSSRHCPSLWAGTNGGTVYAFCLRVPPAERRMDEPVRAEQAKEIQLMHRAPVVGILVLDGRSIPLPEPLEVAHDLSKSPDMQGSHQLLVVSEEQFKVFTLPKVSSKLKLKLTALEGCRVRKVTVANFGSCKTDDYSENDLAVLTNLGDIQIISLPFLKLQIRYPCIRKEDVSGIASCVFTKYGQGFYLISPSEFERFSLSTKWLVEPRCIVDMPEVTSNNHVHKKSGMENAARKSRGPERSLGDYGEDERKSGRLMEHALLNDEKVLKEIQSTLEGGRGSYAERNLARSPLGHGLSNGGAD; the protein is encoded by the exons ACTGTTGAACATGGATTTCCCCATCAACCCAGTGCACTGGGCTATAGCCCATTTCTCCACCTTATGGCCATTGGAACGCGATCAGGAGCCATTAAACT GTATGGTGCTCCTGGAGTGGAGTTCATGGGtttacatgaagaaaacaatACTGTAATGCAGATTCACTTTATACCTGATCAG tGCCAGCTGGTGACATTGCTAGATGATAACAGTTTGCATCTTTGGAGCCTGAAGCAGCACAGCGGAGTATCTGAGCTGCGGGAGGAGCACCGCTTCACGTTGAAAGGGCCACCTGG GTCTCCACCAAGTGCCACGCAGATAACAGCTGTCCTTCCCCATTCCTCACGGGAAGTCCTGTATCTTGGCACAGAGAGTGGCAACATCTTTGTAGTGGAGCTTCCATCCTTCAGAGTGCTAGAGGACAGGACCATAACCTctgaggctgtgctgcagcg AGTACCAGAAGATTACTGTAACAGACGATCCTGTGAATTGGTGGAAGCCCTTCGGGAACATCCCAAGAGCCCTGACCAGATCCTGATTGGATACAGCAGGGGCTTGATTGTCCTCTGGGACCTGCAGAGTAACAAAGTGACACACCATTTCCTGGGCAGCCAG CAACTGGAGAACCTCTACTGGCAAAGGGATGGCAGTAAATTCATTAGTTGTCACTATGATGGAAGTTACACCCAGTGGCCACTATCCAGTGACAACAGGCAGCATGAGCCTCTGGAAAACATTGTGCCTTATG GTCCGTTTCCTTGCAAGGCCATCTCCAAGATCTACTGGCAGACAACAAAAAATGG GATTCCTTACATTATATTCCAAGGAGGGATGCCCCGAGCTAGCTATGGTGACCGGCACAGTATTTCTGTTGTCCATGGCAGTCAGCAAACAGCCTTTGATTTCACATCACGGGTGATAGACTTCTTTATAATCTTCAGTTCAGAGCCTACTGCAG AGTTTGATGACCCTTCTGCTATGGTGGTGCTGGCAGAAGAAGAGCTGGTAGTTATAGATTTGAAAACTGCAGGCTGGCCAGCAGTCCATCCTCCATACCTGGCTTCTCTCCATTGCTCAGCCATCACCTGCTCACACCATGTCTCCAACATCCCTCTGAAACTGTGGGAGAGGATTATCAGTGCTGGGAGCAAGCAGAACATTCACTACTCAAATATG CCATGGCCGATTGATGGTGGCACCAACATAGCTCCAGATCCTCCACAGAGGGACTTGCTTCTAACAGG GCATGAAGATGGTACTGTGCGGTTTTGGGATGCATCTGGTGTCTGCTTACATCTTCTCTATAAGCTAAGCACAGTGAGAGTATTTCTCACAGATGCTGATCCCAATGACAATATGAACACCCTGGGTGAGGATGAATGGCCTCCACTTCGCAAA GTTGGTACCTTCGACCCTTACAGTGATGATCCTAGACTTGGGATCCAGAAGATCTACCTGTGTAAATACAGTGGATACTTGGCTGTAGCTGGTACAGCAGGACAG gtaCTAGTGATGGAACTGAATGACGAAGATGCAGAACATGTTGTGGATCACGCTGAAGCAGATCTCCTGCAGGACCAAGAGGGCTATCGATGGAAAGGTcatgagaaattaaaaactcGAGATGGACCTGTTCGATTTGAAGCTGGTTTTCAACCATTTGTCCTTGTCCAATGTCAACCACCAGCTGTAGTCACCTCATTGGCCCTTCACTCTGAATGGAAACTTGTGGCCTTTGGTACCAGTCATGGTTTTGGGCTTTTTGACCACCAGCAGAAACGACTGGTCTTTGTCAA GTGTACGCTGCATCCTAGTGATCAATTGGCCTTAGAAGGCCCACTGTCTCGGGTGAAATCCTTGAAGAAGTCCCTCCGTCAATCGTTCAGACGGATTAGAAGAAGCCGAGTATCTAGTAGGAAGCGACGAGGAGGGAGTGGAAATGCCTCAGAC GTGCAAGAAGCAAACGCCAAATTTGACCAAGACACATTGCAGGAAATGGAACTGGCTCCAGTCCAGCGGAAGATTGAAGCCCGGTCTGCAGAAGACTCCTTCACTGGCTTTGTGCGAACCTTATATTTTGCTGATACCTTCTTGAGAGACA GCTCCCGCCACTGCCCATCCTTGTGGGCAGGCACCAATGGAGGTACAGTCTACGCCTTCTGTTTACGTGTTCCTCCAGCAGAGAGGAGGATGGATGAACCTgtcagggcagagcagg CCAAAGAGATTCAGCTGATGCACAGGGCTCCTGTTGTGGGTATACTTGTCTTGGACGGACGCAGCATTCCCCTCCCAGAACCTCTAGAAGTAGCACATGACCTTTCTAAGAGTCCTGATATGCAAGGCAGCCATCAACTGTTGGTAGTGTCTGAAGAGCAATTTAAG GTGTTCACGTTACCCAAAGTTAGCTCCAAACTGAAGCTCAAGCTGACGGCCCTGGAAGGCTGTAGGGTACGAAAGGTGACGGTTGCAAACTTTGGCAGCTGCAAGACTGACGATTACAGTGAAAATGACCTGGCTGTCCTAACTAATCTAGGAGACATTCAGATCATCTCACTGCCCTTCCTCAAGTTACAGATCCGCTACCCTTGCATCCGCAAAGAGGATGTGAGCGGCATTGCATCCTGCGTCTTCACTAAATATGGCCAAG GTTTCTATCTGATCTCTCCATCGGAGTTTGAGAGGTTTTCGCTTTCTACCAAATGGTTAGTGGAGCCCCGGTGCATTGTGGACATGCCAGAAGTTACAAGCAACAACCATGTGCACAAGAAATCTGGCATGGAGAATGCAGCAAGAAAATCCAG gGGACCAGAAAGGAGTTTGGGTGACTATGGAGAAGATG aaaggaagTCTGGGAGGCTGATGGAACATGCCTTACTCAATGACGAAA AAGTCCTGAAGGAGATCCAGAGTACTctggagggaggcagagg GAGctatgcagaaagaaatttgGCAAGAAGTCCATTAGGACACGGACTAAGTAATGGAGGAG CAGATTGA
- the LLGL2 gene encoding LLGL scribble cell polarity complex component 2 isoform X4, whose protein sequence is MRRFLRPGHDPVRERLKRDLFQFNKTVEHGFPHQPSALGYSPFLHLMAIGTRSGAIKLYGAPGVEFMGLHEENNTVMQIHFIPDQCQLVTLLDDNSLHLWSLKQHSGVSELREEHRFTLKGPPGSPPSATQITAVLPHSSREVLYLGTESGNIFVVELPSFRVLEDRTITSEAVLQRVPEDYCNRRSCELVEALREHPKSPDQILIGYSRGLIVLWDLQSNKVTHHFLGSQQLENLYWQRDGSKFISCHYDGSYTQWPLSSDNRQHEPLENIVPYGPFPCKAISKIYWQTTKNGIPYIIFQGGMPRASYGDRHSISVVHGSQQTAFDFTSRVIDFFIIFSSEPTAEFDDPSAMVVLAEEELVVIDLKTAGWPAVHPPYLASLHCSAITCSHHVSNIPLKLWERIISAGSKQNIHYSNMPWPIDGGTNIAPDPPQRDLLLTGHEDGTVRFWDASGVCLHLLYKLSTVRVFLTDADPNDNMNTLGEDEWPPLRKVGTFDPYSDDPRLGIQKIYLCKYSGYLAVAGTAGQVLVMELNDEDAEHVVDHAEADLLQDQEGYRWKGHEKLKTRDGPVRFEAGFQPFVLVQCQPPAVVTSLALHSEWKLVAFGTSHGFGLFDHQQKRLVFVKCTLHPSDQLALEGPLSRVKSLKKSLRQSFRRIRRSRVSSRKRRGGSGNASDVQEANAKFDQDTLQEMELAPVQRKIEARSAEDSFTGFVRTLYFADTFLRDSSRHCPSLWAGTNGGTVYAFCLRVPPAERRMDEPVRAEQAKEIQLMHRAPVVGILVLDGRSIPLPEPLEVAHDLSKSPDMQGSHQLLVVSEEQFKVFTLPKVSSKLKLKLTALEGCRVRKVTVANFGSCKTDDYSENDLAVLTNLGDIQIISLPFLKLQIRYPCIRKEDVSGIASCVFTKYGQGFYLISPSEFERFSLSTKWLVEPRCIVDMPEVTSNNHVHKKSGMENAARKSRGPERSLGDYGEDERKSGRLMEHALLNDEKVLKEIQSTLEGGRGSYAERNLARSPLGHGLSNGGAD, encoded by the exons ACTGTTGAACATGGATTTCCCCATCAACCCAGTGCACTGGGCTATAGCCCATTTCTCCACCTTATGGCCATTGGAACGCGATCAGGAGCCATTAAACT GTATGGTGCTCCTGGAGTGGAGTTCATGGGtttacatgaagaaaacaatACTGTAATGCAGATTCACTTTATACCTGATCAG tGCCAGCTGGTGACATTGCTAGATGATAACAGTTTGCATCTTTGGAGCCTGAAGCAGCACAGCGGAGTATCTGAGCTGCGGGAGGAGCACCGCTTCACGTTGAAAGGGCCACCTGG GTCTCCACCAAGTGCCACGCAGATAACAGCTGTCCTTCCCCATTCCTCACGGGAAGTCCTGTATCTTGGCACAGAGAGTGGCAACATCTTTGTAGTGGAGCTTCCATCCTTCAGAGTGCTAGAGGACAGGACCATAACCTctgaggctgtgctgcagcg AGTACCAGAAGATTACTGTAACAGACGATCCTGTGAATTGGTGGAAGCCCTTCGGGAACATCCCAAGAGCCCTGACCAGATCCTGATTGGATACAGCAGGGGCTTGATTGTCCTCTGGGACCTGCAGAGTAACAAAGTGACACACCATTTCCTGGGCAGCCAG CAACTGGAGAACCTCTACTGGCAAAGGGATGGCAGTAAATTCATTAGTTGTCACTATGATGGAAGTTACACCCAGTGGCCACTATCCAGTGACAACAGGCAGCATGAGCCTCTGGAAAACATTGTGCCTTATG GTCCGTTTCCTTGCAAGGCCATCTCCAAGATCTACTGGCAGACAACAAAAAATGG GATTCCTTACATTATATTCCAAGGAGGGATGCCCCGAGCTAGCTATGGTGACCGGCACAGTATTTCTGTTGTCCATGGCAGTCAGCAAACAGCCTTTGATTTCACATCACGGGTGATAGACTTCTTTATAATCTTCAGTTCAGAGCCTACTGCAG AGTTTGATGACCCTTCTGCTATGGTGGTGCTGGCAGAAGAAGAGCTGGTAGTTATAGATTTGAAAACTGCAGGCTGGCCAGCAGTCCATCCTCCATACCTGGCTTCTCTCCATTGCTCAGCCATCACCTGCTCACACCATGTCTCCAACATCCCTCTGAAACTGTGGGAGAGGATTATCAGTGCTGGGAGCAAGCAGAACATTCACTACTCAAATATG CCATGGCCGATTGATGGTGGCACCAACATAGCTCCAGATCCTCCACAGAGGGACTTGCTTCTAACAGG GCATGAAGATGGTACTGTGCGGTTTTGGGATGCATCTGGTGTCTGCTTACATCTTCTCTATAAGCTAAGCACAGTGAGAGTATTTCTCACAGATGCTGATCCCAATGACAATATGAACACCCTGGGTGAGGATGAATGGCCTCCACTTCGCAAA GTTGGTACCTTCGACCCTTACAGTGATGATCCTAGACTTGGGATCCAGAAGATCTACCTGTGTAAATACAGTGGATACTTGGCTGTAGCTGGTACAGCAGGACAG gtaCTAGTGATGGAACTGAATGACGAAGATGCAGAACATGTTGTGGATCACGCTGAAGCAGATCTCCTGCAGGACCAAGAGGGCTATCGATGGAAAGGTcatgagaaattaaaaactcGAGATGGACCTGTTCGATTTGAAGCTGGTTTTCAACCATTTGTCCTTGTCCAATGTCAACCACCAGCTGTAGTCACCTCATTGGCCCTTCACTCTGAATGGAAACTTGTGGCCTTTGGTACCAGTCATGGTTTTGGGCTTTTTGACCACCAGCAGAAACGACTGGTCTTTGTCAA GTGTACGCTGCATCCTAGTGATCAATTGGCCTTAGAAGGCCCACTGTCTCGGGTGAAATCCTTGAAGAAGTCCCTCCGTCAATCGTTCAGACGGATTAGAAGAAGCCGAGTATCTAGTAGGAAGCGACGAGGAGGGAGTGGAAATGCCTCAGAC GTGCAAGAAGCAAACGCCAAATTTGACCAAGACACATTGCAGGAAATGGAACTGGCTCCAGTCCAGCGGAAGATTGAAGCCCGGTCTGCAGAAGACTCCTTCACTGGCTTTGTGCGAACCTTATATTTTGCTGATACCTTCTTGAGAGACA GCTCCCGCCACTGCCCATCCTTGTGGGCAGGCACCAATGGAGGTACAGTCTACGCCTTCTGTTTACGTGTTCCTCCAGCAGAGAGGAGGATGGATGAACCTgtcagggcagagcagg CCAAAGAGATTCAGCTGATGCACAGGGCTCCTGTTGTGGGTATACTTGTCTTGGACGGACGCAGCATTCCCCTCCCAGAACCTCTAGAAGTAGCACATGACCTTTCTAAGAGTCCTGATATGCAAGGCAGCCATCAACTGTTGGTAGTGTCTGAAGAGCAATTTAAG GTGTTCACGTTACCCAAAGTTAGCTCCAAACTGAAGCTCAAGCTGACGGCCCTGGAAGGCTGTAGGGTACGAAAGGTGACGGTTGCAAACTTTGGCAGCTGCAAGACTGACGATTACAGTGAAAATGACCTGGCTGTCCTAACTAATCTAGGAGACATTCAGATCATCTCACTGCCCTTCCTCAAGTTACAGATCCGCTACCCTTGCATCCGCAAAGAGGATGTGAGCGGCATTGCATCCTGCGTCTTCACTAAATATGGCCAAG GTTTCTATCTGATCTCTCCATCGGAGTTTGAGAGGTTTTCGCTTTCTACCAAATGGTTAGTGGAGCCCCGGTGCATTGTGGACATGCCAGAAGTTACAAGCAACAACCATGTGCACAAGAAATCTGGCATGGAGAATGCAGCAAGAAAATCCAG gGGACCAGAAAGGAGTTTGGGTGACTATGGAGAAGATG aaaggaagTCTGGGAGGCTGATGGAACATGCCTTACTCAATGACGAAA AAGTCCTGAAGGAGATCCAGAGTACTctggagggaggcagagg GAGctatgcagaaagaaatttgGCAAGAAGTCCATTAGGACACGGACTAAGTAATGGAGGAG CAGATTGA